A region from the Sutcliffiella horikoshii genome encodes:
- a CDS encoding ABC transporter permease, giving the protein MKKRYLFILLITLSFISLFVGVTEIQPWKLWQGISEQQLQVLLLSRIPRLLSIIIAGIGMSVCGLIMQQLTRNKFVSPTTAGTMDSARLGVLVSLLLFSSAGMLLKASIAFFFALAGTFIFMKILDRIKFKDLIFIPLVGLMFGSIIGSITTFFAYKYDLIQNMSSWLQGNFSLIIKGRYELLYISIPLLIITYLYANRFTVAGMGEDFSINLGLPYKQVVNIGLVIVAAVTSIVILTVGMIPFLGLIVPNIVSIFRGDHLKENLPYTAMIGAIFVLACDILGRIIIYPYEIPIGLTVGVIGSALFLYLLFRRSIYEAKT; this is encoded by the coding sequence ATGAAGAAAAGGTATCTATTCATCTTGCTAATTACATTATCTTTTATCTCTTTATTTGTTGGGGTAACGGAAATACAACCTTGGAAATTGTGGCAGGGAATAAGTGAACAGCAACTCCAGGTTCTCTTGCTTAGTAGAATCCCGAGACTGCTAAGCATTATTATCGCTGGTATTGGAATGAGTGTTTGTGGCCTGATTATGCAGCAGCTGACTAGGAATAAATTTGTCTCACCAACTACTGCTGGAACAATGGACTCTGCAAGACTCGGAGTGTTAGTATCCCTCTTGCTTTTTTCTTCTGCCGGAATGTTACTTAAAGCTTCCATTGCCTTTTTCTTTGCTTTGGCAGGGACGTTCATTTTCATGAAGATTTTAGACAGGATTAAATTCAAGGATCTCATTTTCATCCCGCTAGTGGGGCTGATGTTTGGAAGTATTATAGGGTCCATCACCACATTTTTTGCTTATAAATATGACCTTATTCAAAATATGTCGTCTTGGTTGCAGGGGAATTTCTCGCTAATTATTAAAGGAAGATACGAGCTGCTTTACATAAGTATTCCATTGCTTATCATTACATATCTTTATGCAAACAGATTTACCGTTGCAGGTATGGGAGAAGACTTCTCGATTAATCTAGGACTGCCGTATAAACAGGTAGTAAACATTGGACTTGTCATAGTGGCAGCTGTGACATCTATCGTCATCCTGACAGTAGGCATGATACCATTTCTTGGCCTGATTGTGCCAAATATTGTGAGTATTTTTCGGGGAGATCATCTGAAAGAGAATCTGCCATACACTGCGATGATTGGAGCAATTTTTGTCCTTGCATGCGATATTCTCGGTAGAATTATCATTTATCCTTACGAAATACCAATTGGTCTGACTGTCGGCGTAATAGGTAGTGCGTTATTTCTTTATCTTTTGTTTAGGAGAAGTATATATGAAGCTAAAACATAA
- a CDS encoding iron chelate uptake ABC transporter family permease subunit: MKLKHKIYLLIGLLVISVSLFLFYDLGSSWDYALPRRATKVLAIILTGGSIAFSTVIFQTITSNRILTPSIIGLDSLYMLVQTFIIFAFGSTSFIAVNKEVNFLLSVSCMVLFAILLYKFLFKGEGRNIYFLLLVGIVFGTLFGSLSTFMQVLIDPNEFMLIQDRMFASFNNVNTELLVVSIILLIGIGVYVSRYLKYLDVLALGREQAINLGVPYNFIVQRFLIIIAILVSIATALVGPITFLGLLVANIAYQFMKTYRHTYLLTASILISIVALVGGQLIVERVFTFSTTLSVIINFTGGVYFIYLLLKESKSWSK; the protein is encoded by the coding sequence ATGAAGCTAAAACATAAGATTTATCTATTAATAGGTTTACTAGTAATCTCTGTTTCTCTTTTCTTATTTTATGATCTTGGTTCAAGTTGGGACTATGCACTACCAAGGAGGGCAACGAAAGTACTTGCTATCATACTTACTGGCGGTTCCATTGCTTTCTCTACCGTGATTTTTCAAACGATTACTAGTAATAGAATATTGACGCCTAGCATTATCGGATTGGATTCTCTTTATATGCTTGTCCAGACATTTATTATTTTCGCCTTTGGTTCTACAAGTTTTATAGCAGTTAACAAGGAAGTGAATTTCCTCCTTTCGGTATCATGCATGGTACTGTTTGCCATACTCCTTTACAAATTCCTATTTAAAGGAGAAGGGCGAAATATTTATTTCCTGCTTCTGGTTGGGATAGTATTTGGAACGCTGTTTGGCAGTCTATCTACGTTTATGCAGGTACTAATTGATCCGAATGAATTCATGCTTATCCAGGATAGGATGTTTGCAAGCTTCAATAACGTCAACACGGAGCTTTTGGTTGTTTCAATTATTCTTTTAATCGGCATCGGGGTTTATGTTTCTCGTTATTTGAAATATTTAGATGTACTGGCGCTTGGAAGGGAACAGGCTATTAATCTTGGAGTACCTTACAACTTCATTGTTCAAAGATTTTTGATTATTATTGCCATACTTGTTTCCATCGCGACTGCCTTGGTTGGTCCGATAACATTTTTAGGTTTGCTTGTTGCAAATATTGCCTATCAATTTATGAAAACTTACCGTCATACATACCTATTAACTGCCTCTATTCTGATTAGCATTGTGGCGCTTGTGGGGGGGCAGCTGATTGTAGAACGAGTATTCACATTCTCTACTACCCTAAGTGTAATCATTAATTTTACCGGCGGTGTCTATTTTATTTATCTGTTATTAAAGGAGAGTAAATCATGGTCGAAGTAA
- a CDS encoding iron ABC transporter ATP-binding protein, with protein sequence MVEVKNLTKSYGNKKVVDQVSTIVKKGSITSFIGPNGAGKSTLLSMMSRLIEMDSGEVYIDGNNIVKQKSNILAKKLSILKQSNHMPIRLTIRELVSFGRFPHSQGNLSAEDWREVDAALAYMQLEEMQHKFLDQLSGGQKQRAFIAMVIAQNTEYILLDEPLNNLDMKHSVQIMKVLRKLVDETGKTVIIVIHDINFASVYSDYIVALKNGKLVKQGRTEDIIKEEVLKDIYDIDIKVKEIDGKNICIYFS encoded by the coding sequence ATGGTCGAAGTAAAGAACCTTACGAAAAGCTATGGAAACAAAAAAGTGGTGGATCAGGTAAGCACTATAGTGAAGAAGGGGAGCATCACTTCCTTTATAGGTCCTAATGGTGCAGGCAAAAGCACCTTGTTGTCCATGATGAGCAGATTAATAGAAATGGATTCCGGCGAAGTTTATATAGATGGAAACAATATTGTCAAACAAAAAAGCAACATCTTAGCGAAAAAGTTATCCATTTTGAAACAGTCCAATCATATGCCGATTCGCTTAACTATTAGGGAGCTTGTCAGTTTTGGAAGATTCCCTCATTCACAGGGTAATCTGTCTGCAGAAGATTGGAGAGAGGTAGATGCAGCACTTGCTTACATGCAACTGGAGGAAATGCAGCATAAGTTTCTGGACCAGTTAAGTGGAGGGCAAAAGCAGAGAGCATTCATTGCCATGGTTATTGCGCAGAACACAGAGTATATTCTGTTGGACGAGCCGTTAAATAATCTTGATATGAAACATTCGGTTCAAATAATGAAAGTACTGAGAAAGCTTGTTGATGAGACAGGTAAGACCGTTATTATCGTTATCCATGATATTAACTTCGCATCAGTGTATTCCGACTATATTGTGGCGCTGAAGAATGGAAAATTAGTAAAGCAAGGTAGGACAGAGGATATCATTAAAGAAGAGGTTTTAAAGGATATCTATGATATTGATATAAAAGTGAAAGAAATAGATGGAAAAAATATATGTATTTATTTTTCTTAA
- a CDS encoding siderophore ABC transporter substrate-binding protein encodes MKKNLFILFLAFLLSLVAAACGTNNNATSGTETASAEAKTTGNTDTMTIEHQLGKTDITKSPENVIVFDFGILDSLDKLGVNVLGVPQANIPPYLSKYEDAKYENVGSLKEPDFEKIHSLDPELIIISGRQAEAYEELSKIAPTIFMGVDTNNYLPSYKENMTLLGEIFSKESEVKDELAQVEESIKALKSKANDSGKNALIILANEGNISAYGPGSRFGIIHDEFGLTPVDNGIEVSTHGQNVSFEYILEKNPDYLFVIDRGAAVEGESSAKALLDNDIIKQINASKEGNIVYLDPNYWYLSGGGLISVSEMVKEIESSLE; translated from the coding sequence ATGAAGAAAAATCTATTCATATTATTTTTAGCTTTCTTATTATCGTTAGTTGCTGCCGCGTGCGGTACAAATAATAATGCAACAAGTGGAACCGAAACTGCTTCAGCAGAAGCGAAAACTACCGGGAATACAGATACGATGACTATTGAACATCAATTAGGAAAAACAGATATTACGAAATCTCCTGAAAACGTCATTGTATTCGACTTTGGAATATTAGATTCCCTGGACAAATTGGGAGTGAATGTTTTAGGAGTTCCTCAAGCCAACATACCTCCTTACTTATCAAAATATGAAGATGCAAAATATGAGAATGTAGGAAGTTTGAAGGAGCCGGATTTTGAGAAAATACATTCGCTTGACCCAGAGTTAATCATCATTTCCGGCAGACAAGCGGAAGCATATGAGGAGTTGTCCAAAATAGCTCCAACTATCTTCATGGGAGTAGACACAAATAACTACCTCCCATCTTACAAAGAAAATATGACATTACTTGGAGAGATTTTCAGTAAAGAGTCCGAGGTTAAAGATGAATTGGCTCAGGTGGAAGAATCCATTAAAGCATTAAAATCCAAAGCAAATGACTCCGGTAAGAACGCATTAATTATTCTTGCAAATGAAGGGAATATAAGTGCTTATGGTCCTGGTTCCCGTTTTGGTATCATTCATGATGAGTTCGGATTAACACCTGTGGATAATGGGATAGAAGTTTCAACGCATGGTCAGAATGTTTCTTTTGAATACATTCTTGAAAAGAACCCGGATTACTTATTTGTCATTGACAGAGGGGCTGCCGTGGAAGGAGAGTCAAGTGCCAAAGCATTATTAGATAACGATATTATCAAGCAGATAAATGCGAGTAAAGAAGGGAACATTGTGTATCTTGATCCTAACTACTGGTACTTGTCAGGTGGAGGACTTATATCCGTTTCGGAAATGGTCAAGGAAATCGAATCCAGCTTGGAATAA
- a CDS encoding SGNH/GDSL hydrolase family protein — translation MLKKWILVTMLLVSSFLIYPPATAESPGEITYIAIGDSLTAGLGSSEENYLRIHGFVPQFTKYLREKNNVTVENYGIPGLSSTGLLALLNADEALQNRLKTAGVISVSIGGNDFLQTIRSVPEGEDETALNLRMEILKRTYQETYKLLRELNPDATIILLGLYNPYPEGHELTDLGAKYAPLFNGFIEEYGDESNTLVIDPYEAFDGKALEWTHIAKEDIHPNDRGYTEITQLMKKAYENSQE, via the coding sequence ATGCTAAAAAAATGGATTTTGGTTACAATGCTGCTTGTTTCAAGTTTTCTTATCTATCCTCCCGCAACTGCTGAATCTCCTGGTGAAATTACCTATATCGCCATTGGAGATTCATTAACCGCAGGTCTTGGATCGTCTGAAGAAAACTATTTACGCATTCACGGCTTTGTTCCGCAATTCACAAAGTATTTACGTGAGAAAAACAATGTCACGGTGGAGAACTATGGGATTCCCGGCCTTTCCTCCACAGGCTTATTGGCATTGTTGAATGCTGATGAGGCCTTGCAAAACCGTCTAAAGACAGCCGGAGTCATCTCTGTTTCCATCGGGGGCAATGACTTCTTACAAACCATCCGCTCTGTACCAGAGGGGGAGGATGAGACAGCACTCAACCTGCGAATGGAAATTCTGAAAAGAACCTATCAGGAAACTTACAAATTGCTGCGTGAACTAAATCCAGATGCTACTATCATCCTTTTAGGACTATATAATCCTTACCCAGAAGGTCATGAACTGACGGACCTTGGCGCTAAATATGCCCCATTGTTTAATGGTTTTATTGAGGAGTATGGAGATGAATCCAACACACTGGTTATTGACCCGTATGAAGCGTTCGATGGGAAAGCATTGGAGTGGACGCACATCGCAAAAGAAGACATCCATCCGAATGATAGAGGGTACACGGAGATTACCCAGCTGATGAAAAAAGCATACGAAAACAGCCAAGAGTAA
- a CDS encoding efflux RND transporter permease subunit produces the protein MKIAKLSVLRPIAMSMVIILMLILGAVSMRGMPVDLFPELTFPIVAVTTTYEGAGPEEIENLISSPLEDAMSTLPNVESVTSISRTGGSLVLVSFTWGTNMDFASLDMRERIDSVRDFLPSGANLPRVLRFNPSDLPIVQLAITDPSGEMTKAKQLAEQDIEPQLSSVDGIASISVEGGAENEVRITLDPNALSSFEVSIDQLQQVIAAENLNLPGGSLTDQNQNLPIRITGEYASIYDIQTLPIPTPKGVIQLDQLGEVKETLQPTTQLSYLNGEPAVGMSILKQSGSNTVTVANDIEKKLEEIRSNLPEGVEIKPIFDQSQFIEQSIRAVTTNMIAGSLLAALVLFFFLRNIRSTLIILFSIPVSIVATFIFMYFSGQTLNLLTLGGLALGIGMMVDNAIVILENIYRLRQKGYSMKDAAIEGTSEVGPAIIASTLTTVIVFLPIVFVDGLAAQLFKPLALVVSFSLLASLFTALIIVPLFSSLLLKVNTNTSRFEERFTGFTNWYRSILEKVLRNPKKTVTSIVILFLISLIGIPFIGKEFLPQQDQSFISMTVRLPDGSSLDATYDVMEEIDSRLSDINEIDLAFVTVGGTDNFSVSAGTQTNRANYSILLTPVTERSRSDKLVGDEIRQKLENIPGAEISLSSGDSGFSQNPVSLSITGPDLTTLKSMADETVDLLSEIDGIREPSSNYTEGNPEIVVDIDRVKASQFGIGSAQIASAVSNATKGLVASRMARDGAELDIRLTIEDTYTASIQDLEKLLINTPTGENIPLQAVATVERGQGPSQITRTNRNREITVNADIVNRDLGSVIDDVEQTLKENIYIPNNQYKITIGGQDEQMNDAFFKLGGALALAVVLVYMVMAGQFESYFYPFIIMFSVPLTIIGIITGLLVTGQPLGVGSLVGMLILTGIVVNNAIVFVDYVNMMKRDGKTTWEAILIAGPTRLRPIFMTALTTILGLIPLTLGFGEGMEIQQPMAIVIVFGLSFATIITLILIPVVYYLFDEFKEKRKLKKLEKLDA, from the coding sequence ATGAAAATTGCGAAGCTTTCTGTATTACGTCCCATTGCGATGTCAATGGTGATTATACTTATGTTAATACTTGGCGCCGTCAGCATGCGCGGTATGCCGGTGGACTTGTTTCCTGAATTAACTTTTCCGATTGTAGCGGTAACCACCACCTATGAGGGCGCTGGTCCTGAAGAAATAGAGAACTTGATATCTTCCCCACTTGAGGATGCAATGAGCACGTTGCCGAATGTGGAATCAGTTACCTCCATTTCTCGAACAGGAGGCTCGCTTGTTCTCGTGTCCTTCACCTGGGGGACGAATATGGATTTCGCCTCCTTGGATATGAGGGAGCGGATTGATTCCGTTCGAGATTTTCTTCCTTCAGGTGCCAATTTGCCAAGGGTTCTCCGCTTCAATCCAAGTGATCTTCCAATTGTACAGCTTGCCATTACAGACCCATCAGGGGAGATGACCAAAGCAAAGCAGTTGGCTGAACAAGATATTGAACCCCAATTAAGCAGTGTGGATGGAATTGCGTCCATTTCAGTTGAAGGCGGAGCAGAAAACGAAGTACGGATAACGTTGGATCCAAACGCTCTATCTTCCTTTGAGGTATCAATTGATCAATTACAACAAGTTATCGCTGCCGAAAACTTAAACCTGCCTGGTGGTTCTCTGACCGATCAAAATCAAAACCTGCCCATAAGAATTACCGGAGAATATGCCTCCATTTATGACATACAAACGCTTCCGATTCCTACTCCCAAAGGTGTCATTCAGCTTGACCAGCTCGGTGAAGTAAAAGAAACCCTTCAACCGACTACCCAACTAAGTTACCTGAATGGAGAACCAGCTGTCGGGATGTCTATTTTAAAACAGTCCGGAAGCAACACAGTGACTGTGGCAAATGATATTGAAAAGAAGCTAGAGGAAATAAGAAGCAACTTGCCAGAAGGCGTCGAAATAAAACCGATATTTGACCAAAGTCAATTTATCGAACAATCCATTCGCGCCGTGACCACCAACATGATTGCTGGTAGTTTGTTGGCTGCACTGGTCCTGTTCTTCTTTTTACGAAACATCCGCAGTACACTTATCATTTTATTTTCTATCCCTGTTTCCATTGTAGCTACCTTTATCTTTATGTACTTCAGCGGACAAACGTTAAACCTGCTGACATTAGGGGGACTTGCGCTAGGAATCGGGATGATGGTCGATAACGCCATTGTCATTTTGGAAAATATCTATCGTTTACGACAAAAAGGTTATTCCATGAAAGATGCGGCAATTGAAGGAACAAGCGAAGTCGGCCCTGCCATCATTGCTTCCACTTTAACGACCGTAATTGTTTTCTTACCTATCGTATTTGTGGACGGTTTGGCTGCACAATTATTTAAGCCACTAGCCCTTGTCGTTTCATTCTCATTGCTAGCTTCTTTGTTCACAGCATTGATTATTGTTCCATTATTCTCGTCTCTACTATTAAAAGTAAATACAAACACATCTCGTTTCGAAGAGAGGTTTACGGGATTCACCAATTGGTATCGTTCTATTTTGGAAAAAGTATTGAGAAATCCGAAAAAGACCGTAACCTCCATTGTCATTTTGTTTTTAATTTCGTTAATTGGTATCCCTTTTATCGGAAAAGAATTCTTGCCTCAGCAGGATCAAAGTTTCATTTCCATGACTGTACGCTTACCTGACGGGAGCTCACTTGATGCTACATATGATGTGATGGAAGAAATTGATTCGAGGTTGTCTGATATTAATGAAATCGACCTGGCATTTGTGACAGTCGGGGGAACAGACAACTTTTCTGTTTCAGCTGGTACCCAGACAAACCGGGCAAACTACAGCATTCTTTTGACACCAGTTACAGAACGGAGCCGCTCCGATAAACTTGTTGGAGACGAAATCAGGCAAAAGCTTGAGAATATCCCTGGAGCAGAAATCTCTCTTTCTTCCGGAGACTCCGGCTTTTCTCAAAATCCTGTATCCTTAAGCATTACAGGACCTGACTTGACCACGCTGAAATCAATGGCGGATGAGACAGTCGATCTTCTTTCTGAAATAGATGGGATCAGGGAGCCTTCTTCTAACTATACAGAAGGAAATCCAGAGATTGTCGTAGATATTGACAGAGTCAAAGCAAGCCAGTTTGGAATTGGCAGTGCACAGATCGCTTCTGCCGTTTCTAATGCCACAAAAGGACTTGTCGCATCAAGAATGGCTCGTGACGGGGCTGAACTTGATATCCGATTAACCATTGAAGATACGTATACCGCTTCTATTCAAGATCTGGAGAAGTTGCTGATCAATACCCCTACTGGTGAAAACATTCCTCTCCAAGCAGTCGCAACTGTTGAGAGAGGACAAGGACCAAGCCAGATTACACGGACGAATAGAAACCGAGAAATTACGGTTAATGCCGATATTGTGAACCGCGATCTTGGCAGCGTCATTGATGATGTCGAACAAACATTGAAAGAAAACATCTACATTCCAAACAATCAATATAAAATAACGATTGGCGGACAGGATGAACAGATGAATGACGCCTTTTTCAAACTAGGTGGTGCCTTGGCTCTTGCTGTTGTACTTGTCTATATGGTCATGGCTGGACAGTTTGAATCTTACTTCTATCCATTTATCATTATGTTCAGTGTGCCGCTGACGATTATCGGAATCATTACCGGCCTCCTCGTCACCGGCCAACCACTTGGTGTTGGATCACTCGTAGGGATGCTGATTCTCACCGGGATAGTCGTCAATAACGCCATCGTGTTTGTCGACTATGTAAATATGATGAAACGCGATGGCAAAACAACTTGGGAAGCTATCCTTATAGCAGGACCAACTCGTCTACGACCAATCTTCATGACCGCCCTTACCACCATTCTTGGTTTGATTCCGTTAACTCTGGGCTTTGGAGAAGGGATGGAAATTCAGCAGCCGATGGCAATTGTTATCGTATTCGGATTAAGTTTTGCAACCATTATTACACTGATTTTAATACCGGTTGTTTACTATCTATTTGATGAATTTAAGGAAAAAAGAAAGCTTAAAAAGTTAGAAAAGCTGGATGCCTAA
- a CDS encoding efflux RND transporter periplasmic adaptor subunit: protein MLKKYWLLPAMFVLLISTACSQKEITSQNTESNKIPVTIAEVTEKNISNTIELVGLAVPETQVPLLTTSPLTVESVHVKIGDIVKKGDLIVSLDSEAATEQVTQAQSAVTELENALSKMKEMQEAAESQASISAIPKLQEELNQSLEKSQALLDGVDTGAVTSLDLVQSTVDVMVKQAQLATAASQVQQMPTFNTMEVEAQLNQARQGLKQAQQMADATSITSPIDGIVSELNVVNDGIASPNVPIGTIIQLDNIAATFQVNSYQVSKLKAGQDATISFEGLADSFESKIETVSPTVNQQTNMFSVTIPVSNTELAIKGGMRATAFVAVDNLEAQTVVPMDAILYEEENPYVYVIEENKAVRQDVQTGFRDNEFMQIIEGVSKGQKVAVNGKERLKDGAEITEQSE from the coding sequence ATGTTGAAAAAATATTGGCTGCTTCCTGCCATGTTCGTACTCTTAATTTCAACTGCTTGCAGTCAAAAAGAGATTACAAGCCAGAATACAGAGTCCAATAAAATTCCTGTTACGATCGCTGAAGTTACGGAAAAAAACATCAGCAATACGATCGAATTGGTCGGACTGGCTGTACCGGAAACACAAGTACCACTCCTAACTACCTCCCCCCTTACCGTTGAATCTGTTCATGTGAAAATTGGAGATATAGTAAAAAAGGGCGATTTAATTGTTTCATTGGATTCTGAAGCTGCAACCGAACAAGTTACTCAAGCTCAGAGTGCAGTAACAGAGCTAGAAAATGCCCTTTCAAAAATGAAAGAAATGCAAGAGGCAGCTGAAAGTCAGGCCTCTATTTCTGCTATACCCAAGTTGCAGGAAGAATTAAACCAAAGTTTAGAAAAATCTCAGGCTCTTTTGGATGGCGTTGACACAGGAGCTGTTACTTCGCTTGATTTGGTTCAAAGCACAGTGGATGTGATGGTCAAACAGGCACAACTTGCGACTGCTGCCAGCCAAGTCCAACAAATGCCCACCTTCAACACCATGGAAGTGGAAGCTCAACTAAATCAGGCTAGACAAGGTCTGAAGCAAGCACAGCAAATGGCAGATGCCACTTCGATTACAAGCCCGATTGATGGAATAGTTTCTGAATTAAATGTAGTCAACGATGGCATTGCTTCTCCTAATGTTCCAATTGGAACGATTATACAGTTAGACAATATAGCAGCAACCTTCCAAGTAAATAGTTATCAAGTAAGTAAATTAAAAGCTGGGCAAGATGCGACCATTTCCTTTGAGGGATTGGCAGATTCGTTTGAATCCAAAATTGAGACAGTCTCTCCAACAGTCAACCAGCAGACAAATATGTTTTCCGTCACCATTCCAGTCAGCAATACAGAATTAGCGATCAAAGGCGGAATGAGAGCTACTGCATTTGTAGCGGTTGATAACCTTGAAGCTCAAACTGTCGTACCTATGGACGCCATTTTATATGAAGAGGAAAATCCATATGTATATGTCATTGAAGAGAATAAAGCGGTAAGACAAGATGTTCAAACCGGATTCCGTGACAATGAATTTATGCAGATTATTGAAGGAGTTTCTAAAGGCCAGAAAGTAGCCGTAAACGGAAAAGAAAGATTAAAAGACGGTGCAGAAATAACTGAACAAAGTGAGTGA
- the spxA gene encoding transcriptional regulator SpxA → MVTLYTSPSCTSCRKAKNWLEEHNIPYTERNIFSESLSIDEIKEILRMTEDGTDEIISTRSKIFQKLNINVEAMPLQELYSVIKEHPGLLRRPIIIDEKRLQVGYNEDEIRRFLPRKVRTFQLREAQRLVNS, encoded by the coding sequence ATGGTAACCCTATATACATCTCCAAGTTGTACTTCTTGTCGTAAAGCAAAAAATTGGTTAGAAGAACATAACATTCCATATACAGAAAGAAATATTTTCTCTGAGTCCTTATCAATCGATGAGATCAAAGAGATTTTACGAATGACGGAAGACGGAACAGATGAGATCATCTCAACTAGATCTAAAATCTTCCAAAAACTGAATATAAATGTGGAAGCAATGCCACTTCAAGAATTATATTCCGTTATTAAAGAACACCCTGGTCTATTAAGAAGACCTATCATCATAGACGAAAAACGACTACAAGTAGGGTACAACGAAGATGAGATTCGTCGATTCTTACCAAGAAAAGTAAGAACCTTCCAATTAAGAGAAGCACAACGATTAGTTAACAGCTAA
- a CDS encoding TerC family protein, whose translation MELELITSILIIIGIDIVLGGDNAIVIALACRNLPERHRNKAIIIGTLLAIVCRILLTICAVYLLAIPFLQFIGGVLLVYIAAHLILEQGNETIVEGKHSLGAAIKTIVIADIVMGIDNVMAVAGAAHGNFYLVIIGLVFSIPIIIWGSKIILVAMEKYPIIIYFGASILCYTAGKMIIFEPRVAVMLPAGEWQAYFPYVLILGMLVFTGLYKRQLQKI comes from the coding sequence GTGGAGCTGGAACTGATAACTTCCATACTAATCATCATTGGCATCGATATTGTGCTCGGTGGAGATAATGCCATTGTGATAGCACTGGCATGTCGCAATCTTCCAGAGCGGCATCGTAACAAAGCAATCATAATCGGTACACTTCTGGCAATTGTATGCAGAATTTTACTCACCATCTGTGCCGTCTATCTCTTGGCTATTCCGTTCCTTCAGTTTATCGGAGGGGTATTATTGGTTTACATAGCAGCACATTTAATCCTCGAACAAGGAAACGAAACAATTGTTGAGGGCAAGCACTCCCTTGGTGCTGCTATTAAAACAATTGTGATTGCCGATATCGTTATGGGAATAGACAATGTTATGGCTGTAGCAGGTGCTGCACATGGTAATTTTTATTTGGTGATCATTGGCCTGGTATTTTCCATACCAATAATTATATGGGGGAGTAAAATTATATTAGTGGCAATGGAGAAATATCCTATAATTATCTATTTTGGAGCAAGCATATTGTGCTATACGGCCGGAAAGATGATTATTTTTGAACCTAGGGTCGCTGTTATGCTTCCTGCCGGTGAGTGGCAGGCGTATTTTCCATATGTGCTAATACTAGGTATGTTGGTTTTTACAGGACTGTATAAAAGACAGTTACAAAAGATCTGA
- the mecA gene encoding adaptor protein MecA — MEIERINDHTVKFYISYGDIEERGFDREEIWYNRERSEELFWEMMDEAHDEEDFMVEGPLWIQVQALDKGLEVIVTRAQLSKDGKNFEVPVSEDKRIDIPVDERIEALLDQHFNSSTKTDETKDEKLDEEKDLLQFMVRFRDLEYIISASHRLQHLENLSNHLYFYEKSYYLYVDFSSEHYTDEEIDNVLSVLLEYGEESAISIHRLQEYGSEVAKDDAMKEMTKHFPLK; from the coding sequence ATGGAAATAGAACGTATTAATGATCATACGGTAAAGTTTTATATTTCATATGGTGATATAGAGGAACGTGGGTTTGACCGCGAAGAAATCTGGTATAACCGCGAGCGTAGTGAAGAACTATTCTGGGAAATGATGGATGAAGCCCATGATGAAGAAGATTTCATGGTGGAAGGCCCGCTATGGATACAAGTTCAGGCCCTTGATAAGGGATTGGAGGTCATCGTCACCCGTGCTCAGTTATCTAAAGATGGCAAGAACTTCGAGGTACCTGTGTCAGAGGACAAGCGAATTGACATTCCAGTGGATGAACGAATAGAAGCGCTTCTTGATCAGCACTTTAATTCTTCAACGAAAACAGATGAAACAAAAGACGAAAAACTGGATGAGGAGAAAGACCTTCTGCAATTTATGGTCCGGTTTAGAGATCTCGAGTATATTATTTCTGCGAGTCACCGATTGCAGCACTTAGAAAATTTAAGCAACCATCTGTACTTTTACGAGAAAAGCTACTATTTATATGTTGATTTTTCAAGTGAGCATTATACAGATGAAGAGATTGACAATGTACTAAGCGTGTTACTCGAGTATGGGGAAGAATCAGCCATCTCCATTCACCGTCTTCAAGAATATGGTTCGGAAGTTGCCAAGGACGATGCAATGAAGGAAATGACGAAGCATTTTCCTCTTAAATAA